One Microbacterium sp. SSM24 genomic window, CACCGACATGCAGTGCGGCCTAGTGGCCGTGCCCCGCTCGGTGCTGGATGTCGTCGGCGTGGGCCGCCGCGTATGCCTCCGCCTTGTGCGCGTGGCGGTTGGCCACGTTGCGATAGGAGAGCGTGACGATCGCGAGGGTTGCGAAGATCGCGACCGCGACGATGCCGAACCCGACGGTCTCGAGAGCGACGTTGCCGTGGTGCTCGGATTCTTCCGCGGCGAGGGCGACGATCGTGGCGATGGTCATTCGGGCTCCGTTTCGGGTTCGCCGGTTGGCGGGCTGCTGTTCAGTTTAGGCGCTCAGGCGCGGACTTGTCCGACGCCTCGCGCGAGCCACTTCGTGCTGGTGAGCTCGGTGAGGCCCATGGGCCCGCGCGCGTGCAGCTTCTGCGTCGAGATCCCGACCTCGGCGCCGAAGCCGAACTCGCTCCCGTCGGTGAAGCGCGTCGACGCGTTGGCCATGACGACGGCGGAGTCCACCTCTGCCAGGAAGCGCTCGGCGTTGGCCTCATCCCGGGTGATGATCGACTCGGTGTGGTGGGTCGAGTAGCGCCGGATGTGGTCGAGCGCCTCATCGAGGTCGTCGACGACGCGCACCGCGATGTCGAGGCTCAGGTACTCGGCCTGCCAGTCCTCCTCGGTCGCGGGCACGACCCCCTCGGCGAGGGCCGCGACGACGGCATCCCCGTGCACGGTCACCCCCCGCTCGCGCAAGGCGGCGACGACCGGCGGAACGAGGCTGGGGGCGGCATCCGCCAGCACCAGCACGGTCTCGACGGAGTTGCACACGCTCGGGCGCTGGACCTTCGCGTTCACGACGATGTCGCGCGCCCAGTCCAGGGGCGCACTCGCGTCCAGCACGATGTGGACGACTCCCGCGCCGGTCTCGATGACGGGCACGGATGACTCGGTGACGACGGTCTCGATGAGCTGTGCGCTTCCGCGGGGCACGAGCACGTCGACCACGCCGCGAGCCTGCATGAGCTCGCGCGCACCCTCGCGACCGAACTCGTCGACCGTCTGGATCGCCTCGGGATCGATCCCCTGCTCGGCGAGGGCGCCGCGCATGGCACGCACCAGTGCCGCGTTGGTCTTCTCGGCGGCCGACCCCCCGCGGAGCACGACCGCGTTACCCGAACGCAGAGCCAGCGCGGCGATGTCGACGGTGACGTTCGGCCGGGCCTCATAGATCGAGCCGACCACACCGAAGGGCACAGCGATCTTGGTCAGCTCCACGCCGTTGGCGAGCGTCCTCTCGTCGAGGACCCGTCCCACAGGATCGGGCAGCGCCGCGATGTCGCGCACCGCCGCCGCCAGCGCGGCGACACGCGGCTCGTCGAGGCGCAGCCGGTCCTGCAGTGCGACGGACAGACCGGTCGCCCGGCCGCGCTCGAGATCCTCGGCGTTGGCGGCGACCACGGCCGGCGCGGACTGCTCGATCGCGTCGGCGATGGCGTGGAGCGCCTCGCGCTTGCGCGCGTCGTCGAGAAGACCGACGCTGCGGGAGGCCTCTTTGGCGAGCAGCATCCGTTCGCGGGCGGTCGTGGCCGTGGTGGTCATCCGCCCAGTTTATCGATGGGCGGTGCGCACCGGACCGGTCGCGGCGGGCGCCGTCGGCTCGGGGTTCGGCTGGAACCACGTTCCGATCTCAGCGCCGGTGAGCGCCTCGTCCACGAGATCCGCGCTCG contains:
- a CDS encoding glutamate-5-semialdehyde dehydrogenase, coding for MTTTATTARERMLLAKEASRSVGLLDDARKREALHAIADAIEQSAPAVVAANAEDLERGRATGLSVALQDRLRLDEPRVAALAAAVRDIAALPDPVGRVLDERTLANGVELTKIAVPFGVVGSIYEARPNVTVDIAALALRSGNAVVLRGGSAAEKTNAALVRAMRGALAEQGIDPEAIQTVDEFGREGARELMQARGVVDVLVPRGSAQLIETVVTESSVPVIETGAGVVHIVLDASAPLDWARDIVVNAKVQRPSVCNSVETVLVLADAAPSLVPPVVAALRERGVTVHGDAVVAALAEGVVPATEEDWQAEYLSLDIAVRVVDDLDEALDHIRRYSTHHTESIITRDEANAERFLAEVDSAVVMANASTRFTDGSEFGFGAEVGISTQKLHARGPMGLTELTSTKWLARGVGQVRA